In Priestia megaterium NBRC 15308 = ATCC 14581, the following proteins share a genomic window:
- a CDS encoding MBL fold metallo-hydrolase: protein MNKLLFYGTSDAQGVPRLLCDCKVCTQKDQLNQRTRPSAQFTMDGNVFLIDVSPDFKHQFHLYNNKKIPSTVFITHPHNDHVAGLGDLADLCYWNNVNTEVVGAPEVISELTERFPYLAKRKGLTFKGRLKWDSGETTITFHKVNHGFNGHSYGIVVHQKQGERWAYVSDSFNVTKEQWQPFYHLDLLIFGTSFWKEYLQKEKRSVYDVTEAMEIKAKLQAKNMVFTHLSHDIDIQKHAEMLSDENVSFAYDGREILLP, encoded by the coding sequence ATGAACAAGCTTTTATTTTATGGGACGAGCGATGCTCAAGGAGTGCCTCGATTATTATGTGACTGTAAAGTATGTACACAAAAAGATCAATTAAATCAGCGCACAAGGCCTAGTGCACAGTTTACAATGGACGGTAACGTGTTTTTGATTGACGTATCACCCGATTTTAAACATCAATTTCACTTATACAATAACAAAAAAATCCCTTCTACCGTTTTTATTACTCATCCTCACAATGACCATGTGGCTGGTTTAGGAGATTTAGCAGACTTATGCTATTGGAATAATGTAAATACAGAAGTCGTAGGAGCGCCTGAAGTCATCAGCGAGTTAACCGAAAGATTTCCTTATCTCGCAAAAAGAAAAGGGCTTACCTTTAAAGGAAGGTTAAAATGGGATAGTGGAGAAACAACCATTACGTTTCATAAAGTAAATCACGGATTTAACGGTCATTCCTACGGCATTGTGGTTCATCAAAAACAAGGCGAACGCTGGGCGTATGTATCCGATTCTTTTAATGTGACAAAAGAACAGTGGCAGCCCTTTTACCACTTAGATTTACTGATATTTGGTACATCTTTCTGGAAAGAATATCTTCAAAAAGAAAAAAGATCCGTATATGACGTGACAGAGGCAATGGAGATCAAAGCGAAGCTACAGGCCAAAAACATGGTATTTACTCATTTATCACATGATATTGATATCCAAAAGCACGCCGAGATGCTTTCAGATGAAAACGTAAGCTTTGCCTATGACGGACGCGAGATTTTATTACCCTAA